Within the Deltaproteobacteria bacterium genome, the region AGTTTGATTACTCTTGCGTTCGCGCTGTTAAGCGCTTCCAGCTTGAAGGTCGACATGTAGTGATGATCAACTGCAATCCGGAAACAGTTTCGACTGATTATGACACCAGTGATGAACTTTACTTTGAACCCTTGACGGAAGAATCGGTCATCGAAATTTTGGATCGTCTGAAGCCCGAAGGCTTTGTCGCCCAGCTGGGCGGACAGACACCCATTAATCTGGCCAGAAAGCTTGTCGAAGCAGGGCACTCTTTGATGGGATCATCACTGGAATCGATAGACTTGGCCGAAGATCGCGGCCGCTTTGCCAAAGTATGCAACGAGCTTGGAGTTAAAATTCCAGCTATACGAATCCCTGCATCCGGAATGGCCGGCGATTTAGAAGAGTCGACCGAAATTGCAGCTCGAATTGGTTATCCGATCATTTGTCGACCGAGCTATGTCTTGGGCGGCCGGCGAATGGAAGTCGTCGAGAACGAAGACGAACTCGCAAGCTACTTTGATCGTCATGGAGATTTTATTTCGGCGGAAGAACCTTGCTTGATGGATCAATTCCTCGAAGGTGCCTTAGAAGTGGATGTGGATTTGGTTCGAGGTGTCGATTGGACGGTGATCGGCGGAATTGTGGAACACATCGAAGCGGCCGGCGTGCATTCAGGTGATTCGATGGGAGTTTTACCGCCGCAGCGGTTAAAATCCTCAACCTGTGAAATGATCGAAGAAATTTCGCGACAGTTAGCAGATCGCATCGGAACAATCGGCCATCTCAACCTTCAGCTAGCCGTTAAGAACGATCAGGTCTTTATTCTCGAAGCGAATCCGCGCAGCTCGAGGTCGGTCCCGTTCGTTAGTAAAGCGACGCGAATTCCAATGATCGACCTCGGTGTGTTGGCAAGTCTCGGTCGAAAATCGAGCGAAGTGCAGCCGACGAAGTATCAGTGGGAAAAAACGCCGTATGTCAGCGTAAAAGGCGTCGTGTTTCCGTTCAAGAAGTTCCCCGAGTCCGATTCGATCCTCGGGCCCGAAATGAAATCGACGGGTGAGAGTATGGGGCGAGGGAGCGATTACGCGGAAGCTCTTTTGAAGGCGTCCATCGCGAGCCACATCAATATACCTCCGACTGGTGAAGTCTTCTTATCGCTTCGTGACCGCGATAAAGATGTCATGCTTGGTCTGGCCCGGTCTTTGGTCGGCATGGGGTACAAGCTCTCTGCCACTTCCGGAACTGCCAAATTTCTTTTCAACGAGGGCATTGATTGTGTTCCGGTAAAGAAAGTGCACGAAGGTCGACCAAACTGTGTTGATAGAATCCGCTCTGGGCAAGTCGCTCTTGTCGTCAACACGACTTCTGGCCGGCGTGCAGTTGAGGCAAGCTTTGATATTCGTCGTAGCTGCATCGACTTCTCGATCCCGTGTATCACGGAAAGTCACGCTGCCGAGGCGCTTTTGACTGCAATAAAGAAGCACAGGTCGAGGGAATTTACAGTTCTCGCACAGGATAAAATGATCTAGCCTGTAAACGCCATGGTGGGCATTTACAAAGTATCCAAAATTTCATTGGGTTTAATTCTCGGGCTTCTTTGTGCCGGAAATTTGTTTGCGTCGAAATCTGAGCCGGCCCCCAAATTGGCTGATCCGGAGGGCCCCTGGAAGAATTCTGTTATTCGTTTGGGGTTCATACCTGGCGAAGGGGTGGCAGATCTAAAGCTAAAGGGCGAAGATCTTGCGAAAATGATCGGTAAGAAGACTGGCATCGTGGTTCAGCCTTATATCGGAACTAGCTACAGCGATCTCATCGAGAAAATCGCACAGAAAAAAATTGATATCGCTTTCTTGAGTGCCCTCTCCTATGTCGAGGCCGAGAGCCAAGTTGGCCTCAAGGTTTTATTGAAGAAGGTTTGGGATAAAGGCTTTTATTACAGCGTGATACTTTCTGACTCGCGATCATCAATACGATCGTTGAAGGATCTAAAGGGTAAGCGCTTGGCTTTTGTTGATAAGAAATCTGCTTCTGGATACCTGTATCCGCTGATGGCGCTAAGCAAGTCAGGTTTGAAAGTACCGGATGACTTTAAGGCCGTTGTCTACTCCGGAAGTCATGACCAGTCTGTTCATGCTCTAAAAGTAAAAGCGGCCGATGCAATCGCGGTATTCTCGAATGATCCGAAAGGGAAAGATTCGGCGTGGACGCAACACCAGGGGGCACTAAAGGATGTTCGGGTTGTTTGGGGAAGCGCTGCAATTCCCAATGATCCCCTTTGTGTACGAAACGATTTTTACGAAATGAATCCGAAACTAACTCACGATTTTATGTTTGGGCTTATTGAGCTAAATGAAGATCCTCAGTTAGGCGCAGAGTTTCGACGACTTCTGGGAATCAAGTCCCTTATGACGGCAACGTCGGGACAGTATGAACCTGTCCGCGAAATGCACCGTGAAATCATCTCTCGGGAGGCGAAGTGAGCAATTCAGCAATTGTACTTGAGGTCAATGGCTTAAAAAAGTCTTACCGCAGTCCACTGACTCGTAAAAAAGTGGAGGCACTTAAAGGCGTAAGTTTCACAATTCCAGCGGGAACAATCACCGGTTTCCTTGGCGCCAACGGCGCAGGTAAAACGACCACGATTAAATGCCTTCTTGAGCTCGCTTTTGCTGAAGCAGGCGAGGTTCGATTTTTTGGCGAGAAGGGGCTTTCGAAAGATGCAAAATCGAAGATCGGCTTTTTGCCAGAGCGCCCCTATTTTTACGACTATTTGACGGGCAGAGAGTTTTTAAAGTTTTACGGTCAGATCTCTGGGCGAATTAGCAGTGGGGATTTGCCGTCACGCATAAGTGCTTTGTTGGAAAGAGTTGGCCTTTCGCATGCGGGCGACCGGCCACTACGAAGCTATTCAAAAGGAATGCTGCAGAGAATCGGGATTGCTCAGGCGCTCATTCATCGTCCGGAGTTTATTATTTTAGATGAACCGATGACAGGTTTGGATCCCGATGGTCGCCATGAAGTTCGAGAAATTATTCTTGAGGTAGCAAAACAGGGCACAGCTGTCTTTTTCTCCAGCCATTTGCTTCCCGATGCGGAAACTC harbors:
- the phnD gene encoding phosphate/phosphite/phosphonate ABC transporter substrate-binding protein, with the protein product MVGIYKVSKISLGLILGLLCAGNLFASKSEPAPKLADPEGPWKNSVIRLGFIPGEGVADLKLKGEDLAKMIGKKTGIVVQPYIGTSYSDLIEKIAQKKIDIAFLSALSYVEAESQVGLKVLLKKVWDKGFYYSVILSDSRSSIRSLKDLKGKRLAFVDKKSASGYLYPLMALSKSGLKVPDDFKAVVYSGSHDQSVHALKVKAADAIAVFSNDPKGKDSAWTQHQGALKDVRVVWGSAAIPNDPLCVRNDFYEMNPKLTHDFMFGLIELNEDPQLGAEFRRLLGIKSLMTATSGQYEPVREMHREIISREAK
- a CDS encoding ABC transporter ATP-binding protein, giving the protein MSNSAIVLEVNGLKKSYRSPLTRKKVEALKGVSFTIPAGTITGFLGANGAGKTTTIKCLLELAFAEAGEVRFFGEKGLSKDAKSKIGFLPERPYFYDYLTGREFLKFYGQISGRISSGDLPSRISALLERVGLSHAGDRPLRSYSKGMLQRIGIAQALIHRPEFIILDEPMTGLDPDGRHEVREIILEVAKQGTAVFFSSHLLPDAETLCERLVILKKGDLIYHGRTDDLMKQIDTEWRVLYRPKGLGGPAIEKLLKHQSELQMEIDRIRQADGEILEVGPKRVSLEEIFVRMAFDKKEA